One window of Pseudomonas urmiensis genomic DNA carries:
- a CDS encoding UDP-glucose dehydrogenase family protein, whose product MDVSVFGTGYVGLVQAAALADVGHRVLCVDLDTHKINQLRQGVPPISEPGLSELLEDNIKEGRLLFSTQASDAVSHAELIFIAVGTPPDEDGSADLSHVLNVTRQITELMDADRTLIVKSTVPVGTADQVSALARAELQRLGKDHLQVRVVSNPEFLKEGSALADCMRPDRIIVGTRDALAHDQLAELYAPFCRNHEKLMFMDNRSAELTKYAANAMLATRISFMNELANLSEHLGADIEAVRKGIGSDPRIGYHFIYPGCGFGGSCFPKDIKALLHTAEHSGMPLRLLQSVHDVNDRQRQILFAKLQQRLQGQLAGKSIALWGLAFKPNTDDMREAPSRYLMEALWAEGATVRAYDPEAMDECRRLYGYRDDLQLCATRDDTLQDADALVICTEWKNFRVVDFALLASKLRERLIIDGRNLYNPEHVAAHGLHYSGIGLRQVNAQVSAP is encoded by the coding sequence ATGGACGTGAGCGTTTTTGGCACCGGTTATGTCGGTCTGGTTCAAGCAGCGGCTTTGGCGGATGTCGGCCATCGCGTGTTGTGCGTGGATTTGGACACCCACAAGATCAACCAACTGCGCCAAGGCGTGCCGCCGATCAGCGAGCCTGGCCTGTCGGAACTGCTCGAGGACAACATCAAGGAAGGCCGCCTGCTGTTCAGCACCCAGGCCAGCGACGCGGTCAGCCACGCCGAGCTGATCTTCATCGCCGTTGGCACGCCGCCCGACGAAGACGGCTCCGCCGACCTCAGCCATGTGCTCAACGTCACCCGCCAAATCACCGAACTGATGGACGCCGACCGGACCTTGATCGTCAAGTCCACCGTGCCGGTAGGCACCGCCGACCAGGTCTCGGCCCTGGCCCGCGCCGAACTGCAGCGTCTGGGTAAAGACCACTTGCAGGTGCGCGTGGTGTCCAACCCCGAGTTTCTCAAGGAAGGCAGCGCCCTGGCCGACTGCATGCGCCCCGACCGGATCATCGTCGGCACCCGCGACGCGCTTGCGCATGACCAACTGGCCGAGCTCTACGCGCCGTTCTGCCGCAACCATGAAAAGCTCATGTTCATGGATAACCGCAGCGCCGAGCTGACCAAGTACGCCGCCAACGCCATGCTCGCCACGCGCATCAGCTTCATGAACGAGCTGGCCAACCTCAGCGAGCACCTGGGCGCCGACATCGAAGCGGTGCGCAAGGGCATCGGCTCCGACCCGCGTATCGGCTACCACTTCATCTATCCCGGCTGTGGCTTTGGTGGCTCGTGCTTCCCCAAGGACATCAAGGCCCTGCTGCACACCGCAGAACACAGCGGGATGCCGCTGCGCCTGCTGCAAAGCGTGCACGACGTCAACGATCGGCAGCGGCAGATTCTGTTCGCCAAACTCCAGCAACGCCTGCAAGGCCAGCTGGCCGGCAAGTCTATTGCGCTCTGGGGGCTGGCGTTCAAACCTAACACCGACGACATGCGCGAAGCGCCGAGCCGCTATCTGATGGAAGCGCTGTGGGCCGAGGGTGCCACGGTGCGCGCTTACGACCCAGAAGCCATGGATGAATGCCGGCGCCTGTACGGCTACCGCGATGACCTGCAACTGTGCGCCACCCGCGACGACACCCTGCAGGACGCTGACGCCCTGGTGATCTGCACCGAGTGGAAGAACTTTCGCGTGGTCGACTTCGCCCTGCTCGCCAGCAAACTGCGTGAGCGGCTGATCATCGACGGGCGCAACCTGTACAACCCCGAGCACGTGGCAGCCCACGGCCTGCACTACAGTGGCATCGGTCTGCGTCAGGTCAACGCACAAGTGAGTGCGCCATGA
- a CDS encoding sulfatase-like hydrolase/transferase translates to MRGWIKLLLVLIYLGSFHAYYLERIDALGLGLPLVLFLGVFAVLVVALLLAAWIRPAWLRWPLALALAVSAVFFDAYTRITDSYMTYSAFVSMVYAGGFVGEALQQYHYAITLALAKSLLLLLGVGLRPGPAPRLPQWLPIAAPVLALLLLISVLFVRAGEGARGLPVMYTPLAYMSLLTYETLSDNVGPREPVSLARSGAPLARDIVLVIDESISGNYLDVNAAGGVTSHLAQLQPKADIFNYGYAASIANCSADTNITLRYGGTREDYLRINSTLPSIWQYAKQAGLRTVYIDGQRTAGNLQNLMTATEKQDIDQFIQFDDTPVLQRDMAAVAKLSALLNDGQAQLIVINKVGAHFPVHDKYPNEFMKYQPALPRGRFADVADSGTREGFDGRSEDWVLYRNSYKNSVLWSVGEFFRRLFAEADLSQAVVIYTSDHGQDLHERGNPGLNTHCDSDPVPEEGLVPLVIIQGKGLKTLDWQAHLEQNRNASSHYNIFPTLLRLMGYDSAGVGQVYGRALDVPTEDPFTFNVRFNARLGAQPDFRHIDLGQIVTPVVVEKGTVAAQ, encoded by the coding sequence ATGCGCGGGTGGATCAAGTTGCTGTTGGTGCTTATCTATCTTGGCTCCTTTCATGCCTATTACCTGGAGCGCATAGATGCCTTGGGCCTAGGCCTGCCGCTGGTACTTTTCCTGGGCGTATTCGCAGTATTGGTAGTGGCTTTGCTGCTGGCCGCCTGGATACGACCGGCCTGGCTGCGCTGGCCGCTGGCACTGGCGCTGGCGGTCAGTGCGGTGTTCTTCGACGCCTATACCCGCATTACTGACTCGTACATGACCTATAGCGCATTCGTCTCTATGGTGTATGCCGGCGGTTTTGTCGGCGAAGCGCTGCAGCAATACCACTACGCAATTACCTTGGCGTTGGCCAAATCGCTGTTGCTGCTCCTGGGTGTCGGCCTGCGCCCAGGCCCGGCGCCGCGCCTGCCGCAGTGGTTGCCGATTGCCGCGCCAGTACTGGCCTTGCTGCTGCTGATCAGCGTGCTGTTCGTGCGCGCTGGCGAAGGTGCGCGCGGGCTGCCGGTGATGTACACGCCGCTGGCCTACATGAGCCTGCTCACTTATGAAACGCTGAGCGACAATGTCGGCCCGCGCGAACCCGTAAGCCTGGCACGCAGCGGTGCACCGCTGGCGCGAGACATCGTGCTGGTGATCGACGAAAGCATTTCCGGCAACTACCTGGACGTCAATGCGGCGGGCGGGGTGACCAGCCATCTGGCCCAGTTGCAACCCAAGGCAGACATCTTCAATTACGGTTATGCCGCATCCATTGCCAATTGTAGTGCTGATACCAACATCACGTTGCGCTATGGCGGCACCCGCGAGGACTACCTGCGGATCAATTCGACCCTGCCTTCGATCTGGCAGTACGCCAAGCAAGCCGGGCTACGCACGGTGTACATCGACGGCCAGCGCACTGCGGGTAATCTGCAGAACCTGATGACCGCCACTGAGAAGCAGGATATCGACCAGTTCATTCAGTTTGATGACACGCCCGTGTTACAGCGTGACATGGCAGCGGTAGCCAAGCTCAGCGCATTGCTCAACGATGGCCAGGCGCAGTTGATCGTCATCAACAAGGTGGGTGCGCACTTTCCGGTGCACGACAAGTACCCGAATGAGTTCATGAAGTATCAGCCGGCGCTGCCGCGTGGACGCTTTGCCGACGTGGCCGACTCAGGCACGCGTGAAGGCTTCGATGGACGTAGCGAGGATTGGGTGCTGTATCGCAACTCCTATAAAAACAGCGTGCTGTGGAGCGTTGGCGAGTTCTTCCGCCGCTTGTTCGCCGAAGCCGACTTGAGCCAGGCGGTGGTGATCTACACCTCCGACCATGGCCAGGACCTGCACGAGCGCGGCAACCCAGGGCTCAATACCCATTGCGACAGTGATCCGGTGCCTGAGGAAGGTTTGGTGCCACTGGTGATCATCCAAGGCAAGGGCCTCAAGACCCTCGACTGGCAGGCGCACCTGGAGCAGAACCGCAACGCTTCGAGCCACTACAACATCTTCCCGACCTTGCTGCGTTTGATGGGCTATGACAGCGCGGGGGTAGGGCAGGTGTATGGGCGCGCCCTGGATGTACCGACTGAGGATCCATTCACGTTCAATGTACGGTTCAACGCTCGGTTGGGTGCGCAGCCGGATTTCCGCCATATCGACCTGGGCCAGATCGTCACGCCGGTGGTGGTCGAGAAGGGCACTGTGGCGGCGCAGTGA
- a CDS encoding LysR substrate-binding domain-containing protein, with product MRRQLNGQMYVWLHVFACAARHLSFTRCAEELHITPGAVSQQMRQLEERLGYRLFLRRARGVELSAEGQRLAQTVAEAYGSIEAELLRLDAGEIRGTLRLRSIPSFLAKWLTPRLPRFQQRYPDIELRLVAEDSNQALHPDDFDLAIDLNDGSYPGMLSTPLLDEQIFPVCSPALLRGRPPLHGPTDLMHYPLLHDITAWRGSSEYAEWEFYLEGIGAAGLDVRRGHTFNRNHLTIEAAIAGVGVAIARRTLLNDELERGALIVPFGVPVANHKRYVLHYPPGGLSQPGARAVHDWLVEEAQGFRALHPLA from the coding sequence ATGAGGCGGCAACTTAATGGCCAGATGTATGTCTGGCTGCATGTGTTCGCGTGTGCCGCGCGGCACCTGTCGTTCACTCGCTGCGCCGAGGAGCTGCACATCACTCCTGGTGCGGTCAGCCAGCAAATGCGCCAGCTCGAAGAGCGCCTGGGCTACCGGCTGTTTCTGCGTCGGGCGCGCGGAGTGGAGCTGTCTGCCGAAGGCCAGCGCCTGGCACAAACGGTGGCCGAGGCCTATGGCAGCATCGAGGCGGAGTTACTGCGCCTGGATGCCGGCGAGATCCGCGGCACCTTGCGCCTGCGTTCGATCCCCTCGTTTCTTGCCAAATGGCTGACGCCGCGCTTGCCGCGTTTCCAGCAACGCTACCCGGACATCGAGTTGCGGCTTGTCGCTGAAGACAGCAACCAAGCGCTGCATCCGGATGATTTCGACCTGGCCATTGACCTCAACGACGGCAGCTATCCAGGCATGCTCTCCACGCCGCTACTGGATGAGCAGATCTTCCCGGTCTGCTCCCCGGCGCTGCTGCGCGGTCGCCCGCCGCTGCACGGGCCGACTGACCTGATGCACTATCCGTTGCTGCACGACATTACCGCCTGGCGCGGCAGCTCGGAGTATGCCGAATGGGAGTTCTATCTAGAGGGCATCGGCGCCGCTGGGCTGGATGTGAGGCGCGGGCACACCTTCAACCGCAACCACCTGACCATCGAGGCGGCGATTGCCGGGGTTGGCGTGGCCATCGCGCGGCGCACGCTGCTCAACGACGAATTGGAACGCGGGGCGTTGATCGTGCCGTTCGGGGTGCCGGTGGCCAATCATAAACGCTACGTGCTGCACTACCCACCAGGCGGGCTGAGCCAGCCGGGCGCGCGGGCGGTGCATGACTGGTTGGTTGAGGAGGCCCAGGGGTTCCGGGCACTCCATCCGTTGGCTTGA
- a CDS encoding L-serine ammonia-lyase: MAISVFDLFKIGIGPSSSHTVGPMRAAATFAQALRERGLLAQVQRVEVRLYGSLSATGVGHATDRACLLGLMGQWPDRIDPHSIEPRIDQLMQEQCLMLDGRQPIAFNYARDMLLLDENLPYHPNAMTLEAQGEQGLVLSQTYYSVGGGFIVEQDEIDAPQSSAEQISLPYEFSSAAELLALCKAHGLSVSQLMMANECAWRPESETRQGLLSIWAAMRECVDNGLRNEGILPGGLKVKRRAARLHRSLQEIGKPNVIGSTLSAMEWVNLFALAVNEENAAGGRMVTAPTNGAAGIIPAVLHYYMKFNPGACDDDVVAFLLAAAAVGILCKKNASISGAEVGCQGEVGSACSMAAAGLAEVLGATPPQLENAAEIALEHNLGLTCDPVGGLVQVPCIERNAIAAVKAINAVQMALRGDGEHFISLDRVIRTMRDTGADMHANYKETSRGGLAVAFVEC, from the coding sequence ATGGCTATCAGTGTTTTCGACCTTTTCAAAATTGGCATCGGCCCCTCCAGCTCCCATACCGTGGGGCCCATGCGGGCGGCAGCGACCTTCGCCCAGGCCTTGCGTGAGCGTGGTCTGCTGGCCCAGGTGCAACGGGTCGAGGTGCGCCTGTATGGCTCGCTGTCTGCCACTGGCGTGGGGCACGCCACCGACCGTGCCTGCCTGCTGGGGCTGATGGGGCAGTGGCCTGATCGGATCGATCCGCACAGTATCGAGCCACGCATCGATCAGTTGATGCAGGAGCAGTGCCTGATGCTCGATGGCCGCCAGCCGATTGCCTTCAACTACGCTCGCGACATGCTGCTGCTGGATGAAAACCTGCCGTATCACCCCAACGCCATGACCCTTGAGGCACAAGGCGAGCAGGGCCTGGTGCTGAGTCAGACCTACTACTCAGTGGGCGGCGGCTTCATCGTCGAACAAGACGAAATCGATGCCCCGCAAAGCAGCGCCGAGCAGATCAGCCTGCCGTATGAATTTTCCAGCGCCGCCGAACTGCTTGCACTGTGCAAGGCGCATGGGCTGAGTGTCAGCCAACTGATGATGGCCAACGAGTGTGCCTGGCGGCCTGAAAGCGAAACCCGCCAAGGCCTGCTGTCGATTTGGGCGGCGATGCGCGAATGCGTCGACAACGGTTTGCGTAATGAGGGCATCTTGCCGGGAGGTCTCAAGGTCAAGCGCCGCGCCGCGCGCTTGCATCGCAGCTTGCAAGAGATCGGCAAGCCCAACGTGATCGGCTCGACCTTGAGCGCCATGGAGTGGGTCAACCTGTTCGCCCTGGCGGTCAATGAAGAAAACGCGGCCGGCGGGCGCATGGTCACCGCGCCAACCAACGGTGCTGCGGGGATCATCCCGGCGGTGCTGCATTACTACATGAAGTTCAACCCGGGCGCATGCGATGACGATGTCGTCGCCTTCCTGCTGGCGGCTGCGGCGGTGGGTATCTTGTGCAAGAAAAACGCCTCCATCTCAGGAGCCGAAGTGGGCTGTCAGGGTGAGGTGGGTTCGGCCTGTTCGATGGCCGCGGCAGGTCTTGCCGAAGTGCTCGGGGCAACCCCCCCGCAGTTGGAAAATGCCGCTGAAATTGCCTTGGAACATAACCTTGGCCTGACCTGTGATCCGGTTGGCGGCTTGGTCCAGGTGCCCTGCATCGAGCGTAATGCGATTGCCGCAGTCAAGGCGATCAATGCCGTGCAGATGGCCTTGCGCGGTGATGGCGAACACTTCATTTCCCTCGACCGGGTGATTCGTACCATGCGTGACACCGGCGCCGACATGCACGCCAACTACAAGGAAACCTCCCGCGGCGGCCTGGCCGTCGCCTTCGTCGAGTGCTGA
- a CDS encoding serine/threonine transporter encodes MTDVQSTTTVRADSAAPASAVGSTTWNRHDTTWALGLYGTAIGAGTLFLPINAGVGGFWPLLILALLAFPMTFYAHRALTRFVLSGRKGGNEDITEVVEEHFGTGAGKLITALYFLAIFPILLVYSVALTNTLTSFLEHQLHVPAPPRAVLSLLLICGLMIVVRCGQQIIVKAMSVLVYPFVTSLLLLALSLIPNWNGAFLAQANEGISASKLLLTLWLAIPVMVFSFNHSPIISAFAVDQKHRYGAAADRKSGRTLATAHLMMVLTVMFFCFSCVLALSPADLAAAKEQNISVLSYLANHFQTPVIAFVAPLIALVAITKSFLGHYIGASEGFQGMIVKSLRGQGKAWPAKRLERITAVFMVLACWIVATLNPSILGLIESMGGPVIACLLFLMPMYAVRRVPSLRKYSGTLSNVFVTLVGLITLSAIFYSFIA; translated from the coding sequence ATGACCGATGTACAAAGCACCACGACTGTTCGTGCGGATTCGGCTGCCCCGGCTTCTGCCGTCGGCTCGACCACCTGGAACCGCCACGACACCACCTGGGCCTTGGGCCTGTATGGCACGGCGATCGGCGCGGGCACCTTGTTCCTGCCGATCAACGCCGGAGTGGGCGGTTTCTGGCCGCTGCTGATCCTGGCGCTGCTGGCGTTTCCGATGACCTTCTATGCGCATCGGGCGCTGACGCGCTTCGTCCTGTCAGGGCGCAAAGGCGGCAACGAAGACATCACCGAAGTGGTCGAGGAGCACTTCGGCACCGGTGCTGGCAAGCTGATCACCGCGTTGTATTTTTTGGCCATCTTCCCGATCCTGCTGGTCTACAGCGTCGCCCTGACCAACACCTTGACCAGCTTCCTTGAGCATCAGCTGCACGTCCCTGCGCCACCGCGGGCAGTGCTGTCGCTGTTGTTGATCTGCGGGTTGATGATCGTGGTGCGCTGCGGTCAGCAGATCATCGTCAAGGCCATGAGCGTGCTGGTGTATCCGTTCGTGACGTCGCTGTTGCTGCTCGCCCTGAGCTTGATCCCGAACTGGAACGGTGCCTTTCTGGCCCAAGCCAACGAGGGTATCAGCGCATCGAAGCTGCTCTTGACCCTGTGGCTGGCGATTCCGGTGATGGTGTTCTCGTTCAACCACTCGCCGATCATCTCGGCGTTCGCTGTCGATCAGAAACACCGTTACGGCGCAGCTGCCGATCGCAAGAGTGGCCGTACCCTGGCCACTGCACACCTGATGATGGTACTGACGGTGATGTTCTTCTGCTTCAGTTGCGTGCTGGCGTTGAGCCCGGCCGACCTGGCTGCGGCCAAGGAGCAGAACATTTCCGTGCTGTCGTACCTGGCCAACCACTTCCAGACGCCGGTGATTGCCTTCGTGGCGCCGCTAATTGCCCTGGTGGCGATCACCAAGTCGTTCCTGGGCCACTACATCGGTGCCAGCGAGGGCTTCCAGGGGATGATCGTCAAGAGCCTGCGCGGGCAGGGCAAGGCCTGGCCGGCCAAGCGTCTGGAGCGGATCACGGCCGTGTTCATGGTGCTGGCTTGCTGGATCGTGGCGACGCTCAATCCGAGCATCCTGGGGCTGATCGAGAGCATGGGCGGGCCTGTGATTGCCTGCTTGCTGTTCC